A single Anopheles maculipalpis chromosome 3RL, idAnoMacuDA_375_x, whole genome shotgun sequence DNA region contains:
- the LOC126565292 gene encoding estradiol 17-beta-dehydrogenase 8, whose product MATPLAGKLALVTGAGSGIGRATSKLLVRDGAIVVAVDRNVQAAQETVSSLAGDNVAYEMDVSSGESIDAVLKEVVGRYKKPPTIVVNSAGITRDNFLLKMPESDFEAVINVNLKGTWLMLQRFGRAMIEHELAGSMVNVSSIVARTGNIGQSNYSPSKAGVEAMTKVVAREFGRYNIRVNAIVPGFIHTPMTGTVPQKVKDMIIMQCALRRFGIPEEIAEVAAFLASDKSSYVNGTSIEVTGG is encoded by the exons ATGGCCACACCTTTGGCAGGAAAGTTAGCGCTAGTGACCG GTGCCGGTTCTGGAATTGGACGTGCGACAAGCAAACTGTTGGTCCGGGATGGTGCGATCGTTGTCGCTGTCGATCGGAATGTACAGGCGGCACAGGAAACAGTATCGTCCCTTGCGGGCGATAATGTCGCGTACGAAATGGATGTCTCGTCCGGGGAAAGTATCGATGCCGTACTGAAGGAAGTGGTCGGACGGTACAAAAAACCACCCACAATAGTGGTCAACTCGGCTGGCATTACGCGTGATAATTTTCTGCTCAAAATGCCGGAATCCGATTTCGAAGCAGTGATTAATGTGAACCTGAAGGGTACTTGGTTGATGCTGCAACGTTTCGGACGTGCCATGATCGAGCACGAACTGGCCGGATCGATGGTGAACGTTTCGTCGATCGTGGCACGCACCGGGAACATCGGTCAGTCAAACTATTCGCCCAGCAAGGCCGGTGTCGAAGCGATGACCAAGGTGGTGGCACGCGAATTTGGACGCTACAATATACGGGTGAATGCGATCGTGCCGGGATTTATCCACACACCAATGACGGGCACCGTACCGCAGAAGGTGAAGGATATGATCATTATGCAGTGTGCCTTGCGGCGATTCGGTATTCCCGAAG AAATTGCCGAAGTAGCGGCCTTTCTGGCGTCGGATAAAAGCAGCTACGTAAACGGAACTTCAATCGAGGTGACGGGTGGATAG